TAATAAGACCTATTCTCATATTCTGATAGTTTGGCTCTTTATAATTGAAATGAAAGGATGGCTTAAGAGGAAGAGGAACTACAAACTGCACAAAAAATGTTTGTGGGAAGAACACTGGGGTGAACATTAAGAGGAACAAAGGaggagaaaagtgtgaatttagaATAAAGTTTTAGAGGCATCTGCTAAATGGGGTAGTGGTAAAGAGCATCCATCAAATATGGATTCTGAGGGAGTAGTGCTCAAGAAAGATCTTTAAAGTTAGTGGGACGGGGCAAATCCTAGTGTACAGTGCAGCAATGGAAAGATTAGAGTAATAAACTAAGTGCAGACATTTAAAGTAGCCTTCTTTTTAACCACTTGCCTGGTAAGTGACCAGGAATTCCATGCAGGTGAGTTAGCTGGCTGCTAGAAGAGGGACTGACCGCTTCATCCCTCCACCACCAGCCCATTTCCACCCCAACTCCCTGCCTAAGAGACTAACAGCACATAACATATTTCCATGATGGCTGTGAAGGAGGGGGCACAGACAGTACTACAAGCTAGTAAAACATTTTTCAGGCCAgtaacattttgggggggggggtgtttacaaGGCTGACTTTAggaagcaaagcaaaataaattaaggtttggggaaggctgtttaGAAGAAGTGGACAGTTTCAAGTGAAATTCTGTGCAAGCGGAGAGGAGGTGACTGATGGGGTGTGACAAGAGTGGAGTCAATGTCCATATGAAAGCTTAACTTGAGAAGGAAAACATAAAGGAGATAAGaattgagaacactgtccattgAAACAGCAGGGAAGTAATCAGGGTTTGGAAGCAGAAAATGTTAAGAGGGAAATATAAAGAAGGTAGAATCAGAGCTAGCGGAAGAGGGTGAATGAGAGTGACTGGGACAAGTTGCTAGTTGATGGCATTCAGAAAATTAGGATTCAGAGTTGTGGAGAACAGGGTAGAGATGCATTTGAAGAAGAGTGTGCAAGGAGCTGCGTCACTGAAGGACCAAAGACCAGGAAGCAAGCTCATCAGAGTGCTACTTGTGAAACAGTGTATTATAGGAAGTTAACTGTAGCAACAGAACAGAGTCACACAATGAAGTTGGGTTGCAGCTGTGGCTGTAAAATAGCAGCAAATGCGCAGGCAGGTGGGTCAGAGTTTATCTATGAGAACACCTAGGCAGATATTAAACCACTGGGGATTTCAGCATAGGAGCAGGGTTGAGGAACTGGACCGGCATTAAGAAAGTAGTTAGATAATTGTGTGAAAAAGCACAAGGGTGTAGTAAAGATGCATTATGTATTTGATGTGGAACAGCTGTGTAGAGAATTGTGTGGTGAAGGAATACAAAAATAGGATCAGAAGGGTACACTGCATTCAGGCAGAGAGGGCGATGCTGGATTTGATGACTACATGGAGACCTGGGTCCTTAGGTGAGGAGTAGAATCATCAGATATGCAAGCTTGAGGGGGACTGTCACCGTTGTAGAAACATGGAAGGTTTGAGAATGTGGGAAAGGGGATCAGTGGCCAAGGAGACTGAATGCAGGAGCAGAGGGCTGCATGAAGCAGTACTCTGTGTTTCTACGGAGCGAAGGGACATGAAAGGATTAGATAAGTGGGTCATGTACAAGGATCTGAAGGGATATTGGATAAACAGAGTATAAAGGCAAGATGTGCCCAATGGTGTGaggttgcaaaaaataaaaaaataaaaggttatGTAGGAAATATGGCAGCTGTGTCAGTGTAACTACAAGCGTTGTGGGAATAAGCTGAGTGGTTGTGAAGGACAACATGAAACAGTATCAAATGTACACAAGTGGCCAAAGTGAGTTtcagggaaatatatatattttttaagggtCAGAAACGCAGGTGAGGGACAGAGATAGGTGTTGCATGAAGTGATAGTTAACTGCATGCATACAAAGGGAATTTAAATTGATACAGTCTTCAGATGCCAGACCCCTGAATGTTGCCATCTGCCTCTTCCCTTCAGCTGCAAAAGCAGAGTGGGGAAAGAGTGGCTGCTGTTAGCAGCAAGGTATGAGCCAGCAAGGTGGACTGCAAAAAGCTAGTGACAGGGCAGAAAACCCATAAGAAGATGGGATGGGACCAGTGCAGCATTCGAAACTCCCACTGTTCTAGGCACGTTTTGCAACTgggaatttcattaatgcgagcagtttctgaaatctggcgcagtactgtgcccaagatttcagattaaaactgccactgctggtagaaaaggaggacctttttctgcctccccacttccagccactctctgaagactggagaagggaccctcataagaatattagaGGACCAGGCAGGGGAAGtatggctttgtttgttttttgcagtcatcagatgaggactagacgatatgaaaaatgaatataagattttaggtgcagttcattcattttcagctttgtatttttatataaaaagtgtGCCTACACACTCTGTTgcggcacccataacctgggtttaaggtgtcatttagctttcatatctctgtttctaacactggaccAGTGGCTAGGCAAGATTCACCATGCGTAGGGTGGTTCTAGGAGATGAATGATGTGAGCAAGGTCAGTAAGAGCTGCTGGGGCTGGTGATCACTTTACAAACTAGTTAGTGTACTAACGGTTGCAGAGAGTGGAGCAAGCAGAAAACAGAGGCAGGGCCTGATGCAAGTTTTTGGGGGTCGGGGAAGAGACCAATGTGAAGTGGCCAGAAActgaggagaagagaagacaatTCCACAGGGGCAATTAGTTAACCTTTGACTCTAGACTTAATAGCCTCAACCAACCATATTTACATATTGGTATGTACTACTTACAAGTTGTATTTGttaagccagccctgctgtgtttgctcccctcccagtggcgtagcgtggggggtgcagggggggctggccgcaccggacacaacatctggggttagggcaaatccacgggttagggggcgcaaatccacgggttagggggcgcaaatccacgggttagggggcgcaaattacttgccttgccccgggtgctgacaacccacgctacaccactgtccCCTCCCCTTGTTCACTAAGGGGAAGGGGCTGGACATGTCCCGAAGTCCTCTCCTGACAGCACCAGTGAGAAAGACCCCAATGAGGCAGAGAAAATTTGTGGGGAagggaataaataaaaagggAGATAATTTTGTTGTAAGGTGGGCTAATGGGGTGGAGGCAACCAGAGGATGTTACATGATTGTGGGAAGTATTGGGTTGCTTTTTTAACGCAGGTGCTTGGGATAGGAGTGGTGGGAAAAGGGCGAGGGAGGCTTGTGATTGGGGGGGAGAGCTGGGGTGGTGCCACAAGCAAGAAGCACCCTCTTGCCTGACAGGAGCAAGCATGGAGCTGCTGGAATGTGGGAAGCCCCacctcctccacacacaccccccaattCACAGAAATCTCTGTCCAGCAAGGGCTGCCCTGTGTGACCAAGACACCCACTTGCAATCatagaatttgtagagttggaaagggaccccaagggtcatccagcccaacccggtgatacacaggaatctcaacactCAGTCCTCCACCCAACCATCCCaggccctgcttagctttgcaaatgagaGCCATACTGGGCAACCTGAGAGTCATTGTCCCCCATACtgcatatatatattggggggacgacgacactCTGGTTGCccagtatatgtgtgtgtgtgtgtgtgtgtgtgtgtattcggACTGCAGAGCCTCATGTGAAGGGTCGTGATGGGGGCAATCTCCATATACATATTCACACGCACATGCACTCCTGTCTGGCATGGGGTGCCCTGAGTGACCCCATAAGAGCCACAATGGGGATCCTGAGTAAAAAAACCctacatgttgctggactccagtgaCTCGTAGGGTGGCTTGTGATGATTTGGGGGGTcaacacacgcatgcacacatacacccccTGTTTGTGCCCCCCAtcctccccacacacccctcATAAGAGTCAGTGAGGAACCCGTgtgccctcccccacccccgccgtcGTCGCGCGGCTCCCGCCTCCCATCAGCCCTCGCGGCGGGCGGCCAACCCCCTCAGGTAACTGGCGCGAGCTACCTGGCCGGGcggccacaggttcccacccGGACCCCGCCGAGGCCGCTTTCGCCCCACCTGCTGCCCCTCCTCGCCGCCGCCTGGGTCGCCTTATGGCCGCGCGGGCTGCTGCGCCCCCATCGAGGGctcctctgtgagggaggcggcctgctcgctgctgctgctcctcttccgCCGCGACCGCCGCCTCAGCCGCGTTTCCATGGAGCGGCCGTTAccgcgcccgccgccgccgctcctcctccatctcccgccctccctccgtcccttagCAACGCGGGCGGGGGGCCCCTCCCTGCCCGGCGTGAGGAACGACGGGCCGCTCGGCCAATCCGGAGGCAGGCCCCTCCCCCGGCTCCGCCAGCAGGCGAGGGGCCAATCGGAACCCAGCCGAGGGTCGTTGGGGGGACGTCACGTGATCGTCCAAGATGGCGGCCCCCGCGGGAAGGGCGTGCGCCTGGCTAGTGCGGTAGCCGAgtcgccttttttttttaaccagagGCGAACGCCGCGGCAGCGGAGTAAGTTTTTTAACGGCTTGCAGAGCTCTAGGGCTCGAGGTGAGTTTTCCCCGGCGGGTATGTTTGCATGGGGGAAGCGGCGCTCAAGGTCACGCTGGACGTCAAATGTGGGGCGACTATGGAATTTGGTGGGTTTGAGGTtacggggtgggggcaggggcgaaactaggctCTGTTTCATCCGGGTCAGTAACCCAGCTtggcacacacaggctgggagcctcagtaGCGCTCCTCTGGAGGCTTTCCCCGGGGCAACGTCCCCCGTCCCCGGTAGCTGCGGCTCTCGGTGGGGCCTCCCTGATGAGGCTGTTTCCCTTTGTTTAAAATTAAAGCCTTATTCCTTTGGGGCTTATGTGCCTGCAGGCGTGTATAGAATTGCAATCATTTATGGGTGTGGCTTTTCCGCTGCTTTGTGGTAAGTGAAAATTAGtatagtcgtacctcgggttaagaacttaattcgttctggaggtctgttcttaacctgaagcaccactttaggtaatgggtcctcctgctgtcgctgtgccgccgctgcacgatttctttcctcatcctgaagcaaaagttcttaaccagaggtaatatttctgggttagccgagtctgtaacgtgaagcgtatgtaacctgaagcgtatgtaacccgaggtaccactgtatataatgagcatagtattttatttttttaaaaaaatttaaagtactgttgttggcatctgtcaggCTTGGaagacagtggaggagtgtgccttcaggggtgaagtcaaaaggttggagagttacagtgcctgttgTGGCTGAAGAGATTGATAAGGGGGAAGACATGATGCATTACTGCTGCAGCACAACTAGACTCCTTAATCTGCCCCAggggcaacaaaacatgtctctcccatatcagtctctacagccacagcaggtgctgcagccTTCCAGCAGCTTGACTACACCCCCAAAGGCTCATTCCCGAGACAGATGGAGGGCAGCAACAAATACGTATAGCAGTTAACAGCAGTGACTGTTAATGAAATACGAATAAAATATACAAATGTAATTGAGGGTAGGAGGGTTGACTACGTCTCTTTAGAAGAAATGTGAATTTAGGATTTTTTCTTAGTAGCATGATGACACAATGCATGACCTTGTAAAGGGAAGGACTAAAGAAGTATGAAGACTGGCTCAATTCTTAACTGTTCCCATTGCCTGGAAAATGTGGCTCTCAAGGTGTAAATAGAgttagaaactgggatggaaAATTTTGGAATTATCGCTTGTACAAGCAACAACATATTTATGTGCATGCAGTTGATATGCAACCACTGCATGTGCAGATTGCAGTGACCCGGAAGGAGGCGGAAGGCGTAGTGGGGTTATGTGCACTACAGTCATGCTCAGTGACTTGGAACTTAACCCCAATGCGAATCAGGGATTGCCTGTAAGgtgggctgagtgggaggaggcagacaggctagaGGCCCAGCGGTGCACCCCGCCCCTATGGCTACAGTATTTTTTTCTATATTTAATTGCTAcattccatgtataagacccATGGTTTGAcactttaaaaaattgggggggggggggagacacctcgtcttatacactgaaaaatactgtCTTCTGTTTCTTGGACTATACTGTGCAGTAGATTGCAAGAGTTGACATAATGTGGGCATCTGCTGGCTTCTAGACTATAAATTTCACAAACCATAATGCCTGGGTcattaaatgtttttctttcaatCATATTGCTGGTGTGTCTGATGTACATGCATACATACTCATTTTTGTAATCAGCACCATTTCGTTTTCTTTCCCAGTGCTCCAGGAACTAAGATGGCAGGAGAGTTTATCGAACCTACTTCAGAAAAAAAAGTCCATATTGCAAGTAGAGACATATCTGAAATCCTGAAAGAAAGGTTTGAGCGACTTTCAGCAGCAGATCAGTGAGTGGCCTTCGCaaatttaaaagtattttaaaatgggattatTTTTTGCTGTTCCCATTTCCAAAGCATTGAAGAATTTGCCTTGTTGTACATGTAGTTTGTGAAGAATGGAGCCCACGTGATACCGTACAAAATACCACATGGAAGCCTATGCCAAGTCTCTGGTTTCCTCCATTCACAAAAATAGGGAATGCTATTTTACCTGACTAGCAGGATTAGCAAGATAAACATTAAGGACAATGTTGGATGTTGAAACCAATGTGACTTGAAATGACACTTTTAGTGTTTTATTTAGTTTAACTTTTAATTGCATCCTTCAACTTAAAAGACAGGTCCCAGGACTTCAGAAAATGTATTGTCAGTTGAAATAACTGAAGACCACACATTGCTTTTTATATATGACTCCATCATGTATAAAACATAAAACCCTCTTGCTATTTAGAAATGTAAAAaccttcaaaccagttttgagGATCTGCTAGGCTTCTTGCCAGTGACAATCGTTGTCCTTAGAAGCTGAAGTGATGTATTTACTATGgtccctcctgctgctccttctATAGCTGCTCATATGCTTGCATCCTCTATTGGAGCCTCAGAGTATTGGACAACTGTTCACTCTAAGCATAGACCTGGCAATCCGAAGTATTTTGTTGTGGCTGTGAAAATCATTGTCCCGTACTGCAAGTGGTTGTATCTGTCAGCTCTAATAGGACACAGCAACATACTGGTAGCACTGAGGGATATACCCCAAGAATACAGTATTTGTCTGGTTTCAGAAATGTGCTTCTTTGCACAGCACacaaggataaaggtaaaggtacccctgcccatacaggccagtcgtgtccgactctagggttgtgcgcccatctcacttaagaggccgggggccagcgctgtctggagacacttctgggtcatgtggccagcgtgacgaagctgctctggcgagccagcaccagcgcagcacacggaaacgccgtttaccttcccgctataaagcggtacctatttatctactttcacccgggggtgcttttgaactgctaggtgggcaggagctgggaccgaaagaagggagctcactccgccgcggggattcaaaccgctgaccgtgcgatcggcaagctctaggcactgaggttttacccacagtgccacccgcatcccgcacaCAAGGATACAACTCTCCTAATTCACCATGTTTGTACATGCACAGCTATTAGCAATTGGTGAaatgttttttccttttcttccacagGAGTTTTTTTCAAAGTGGATCCATGTTCCTTGCTTTAAATGGAAGTCTCTGCGGCTTAGTAGCAAATAGCTTGTTTAGACGTGTCCTGAATATAACCCAAGCTCGTATCGTATCTGCTCTGCCCATGGCTGTTTTACCGTTCATTTCAACTGTGGCCACTTATGAGTGTTTGATTAATCGGCCTTTAATGGAAGGTACGTTATCTGCATTCAAAGTGAACTGTAACCTTTGAAATGTCTGTGCTGGGAAGGATGTATTAGCCACACTGGCACAAGGTTACCTACTCACAAGACAAGAGGCTATTTGCATTACTCCCCAGATATGTAGGGCTATGGAAACTTGTTCCTTTAGCTCTTTGTATTACTCTTCTTGAG
The sequence above is a segment of the Podarcis muralis chromosome 4, rPodMur119.hap1.1, whole genome shotgun sequence genome. Coding sequences within it:
- the LOC114595593 gene encoding transmembrane protein 126A-like, whose translation is MERPLPRPPPPLLLHLPPSLRPLATRAGGPSLPGVRNDGPLGQSGGRPLPRLRQQARGQSEPSRGSLGGRHVIVQDGGPRGKGVRLASAVAESPFFFNQRRTPRQRSKFFNGLQSSRARGVYRIAIIYGCGFSAALCAPGTKMAGEFIEPTSEKKVHIASRDISEILKERFERLSAADQSFFQSGSMFLALNGSLCGLVANSLFRRVLNITQARIVSALPMAVLPFISTVATYECLINRPLMEGDLNCATCAWIRGGLIGGVIGWFYPIFLALPLNAALATRYLTTPMPGQENMLRYWMMVCKPVYKKMKFAAILQIAFGAYLTSKSHEIYIKMLQLPQPGEDPEEIKDKI